Proteins from one Streptomyces sp. NBC_00289 genomic window:
- a CDS encoding aldo/keto reductase → MRTLGRTGVDVSPLAFGGAAIGNLFTEVTEERAHEAVATAWQQGVRYFDTAPHYGLGLSERRLGAALRDHPRSAYTVSTKVGRRLEPSAAGGDDLANGFAVPATLRRVWDFSADGVRRTLEASLERLGLDHVDAVYLHDPDDHAEQAFRDGYPALEKLRSEGVVGAIGAGMNQAEMLTRFVRDTDVDMVLCAGRYTLLDQRALTDLLPAAEERGTSVVVGGAFNSGLLADPRPGATYNYAPVPPGLLDRALRLNSLAERHGTTLRAAALAFCAAHPAVVSVLVGARSAAEVRDCAEQFAAPVPAAFWQEARATGLLPPDAPVPAEEPT, encoded by the coding sequence GTGAGGACGCTCGGCCGCACCGGCGTCGACGTCAGCCCGCTCGCCTTCGGCGGCGCCGCGATCGGCAACCTCTTCACCGAGGTCACCGAGGAGCGGGCGCACGAGGCCGTGGCGACGGCCTGGCAGCAGGGCGTCCGCTACTTCGACACCGCGCCGCACTACGGCCTCGGCCTGTCCGAACGCCGCCTCGGCGCGGCCCTGCGCGACCATCCCCGCTCCGCCTACACGGTGTCCACGAAGGTGGGCCGCCGCCTGGAGCCCTCGGCGGCGGGCGGCGACGACCTCGCCAACGGCTTCGCCGTGCCCGCCACGCTCCGCCGGGTGTGGGACTTCAGCGCCGACGGCGTACGGCGCACCCTGGAGGCCAGTCTGGAACGCCTCGGCCTCGACCACGTCGACGCCGTCTACCTCCACGACCCCGACGATCACGCCGAACAGGCCTTCCGGGACGGCTACCCGGCCCTGGAGAAGCTCCGCTCGGAAGGCGTGGTCGGCGCGATCGGCGCGGGCATGAACCAGGCGGAGATGCTGACCCGGTTCGTCCGTGACACGGACGTCGACATGGTGCTGTGCGCCGGCCGGTACACGCTGCTCGACCAGCGGGCCCTGACCGACCTGCTGCCCGCGGCCGAGGAACGAGGCACCTCGGTCGTCGTCGGTGGCGCCTTCAACTCCGGCCTGCTGGCGGATCCCAGGCCCGGTGCCACGTACAACTACGCTCCCGTCCCGCCCGGGTTGCTGGACCGCGCCCTGCGCCTGAACTCCCTCGCCGAACGCCACGGCACCACGCTGCGGGCCGCCGCTCTGGCCTTCTGCGCCGCCCATCCGGCCGTCGTGAGCGTCCTGGTGGGGGCCCGGTCGGCGGCCGAGGTCCGCGACTGCGCCGAACAGTTCGCGGCGCCCGTGCCCGCCGCCTTCTGGCAGGAGGCCCGCGCCACCGGCCTCCTGCCGCCGGACGCCCCCGTACCCGCCGAGGAGCCGACATGA
- a CDS encoding SDR family NAD(P)-dependent oxidoreductase, whose amino-acid sequence MNDFEGLKALVTGGASGIGRATAELLAERGAQVAVLDLDPASVEKPLLAYRADVTDDASLREAVAAAVADLGGLDVVVSNAGVGAQGTVEDNDDEEWHRVLDVNVVGMVRTARAALPHLRRSAHAAIVNTCSIAATAGLPQRALYSATKGAVYSLTLAMAADHVREGIRVNCVNPGTADTPWVGRLLDAADDPVGERAALEARQPTGRLVSAAEVAGAIAYLASPLSGATTGTALAVDGGMQGLRLRPVGQ is encoded by the coding sequence ATGAACGACTTCGAGGGTCTCAAGGCCCTGGTGACGGGCGGCGCCTCCGGCATCGGCCGGGCCACCGCCGAGCTCCTGGCCGAGCGCGGCGCCCAGGTCGCCGTCCTGGACCTGGACCCGGCGTCGGTCGAGAAGCCGCTGCTCGCGTACCGCGCGGACGTCACCGACGACGCCTCCCTGCGCGAGGCCGTGGCGGCGGCCGTCGCCGACCTCGGCGGACTGGACGTCGTCGTCAGCAACGCGGGCGTCGGCGCACAGGGCACCGTCGAGGACAACGACGACGAGGAGTGGCATCGCGTCCTGGACGTCAACGTCGTCGGCATGGTCCGCACGGCCCGGGCCGCGCTGCCGCACCTGCGCCGGTCGGCGCACGCGGCGATCGTCAACACCTGCTCCATCGCGGCCACCGCGGGCCTCCCGCAGCGGGCGCTGTACAGCGCCACCAAGGGCGCCGTGTACTCCCTCACCCTCGCGATGGCCGCCGACCACGTCCGCGAGGGCATCCGGGTGAACTGCGTCAACCCCGGTACGGCGGACACCCCCTGGGTCGGCCGGCTGCTGGACGCGGCGGACGACCCGGTCGGCGAGCGCGCCGCCCTGGAGGCCCGCCAGCCCACCGGCCGGCTCGTCTCGGCGGCCGAAGTGGCGGGCGCCATCGCCTACCTGGCGAGCCCCCTGTCCGGCGCCACCACCGGTACCGCGCTCGCGGTGGACGGCGGCATGCAGGGCCTGCGGCTGCGCCCGGTGGGCCAGTGA
- a CDS encoding sugar ABC transporter ATP-binding protein: MSTPLVEARGVVKRYGPTTALADGRITVLPGESHALVGRNGAGKSTLVSLLTGLQAPDAGTVHFDGEPAPPLTDRDAWRTKVACVYQRPTVVPELTVAENLFLNRQPGSRRGFFSWRRLQAEAVEVLDTWDIHVDPAARTADLKVEDRQMVEIARALSQGARFIVLDEPTAQLDNREIERLFARMRALQESGVTFLFISHHLQEVYEVCQKVTVLRDARWITSAPVAELPRAALVEAMAGEALAEQQAAAADAVVEQAEQVEQERADAAVVLDVRGLTSDTYQDIALSVRRGEVVGLAGSSGSGKIALAESFAGLHTPSSGTAQVEGKQLPFGDVQGALKAGVGCVPRDRHGQGLVFGMSIGDNSTMSVLGRLGRYGFVGAARKRAFAAELIERLDIHAEGPDQPVSDLSGGNAQKVVMARALASDPRLLVLINPTAGVDVKSKESLLSRVDTAREDGTAVLVVSDELDDLRRCDRVLVLFHGRVVAEYPAGWNDHELIASIEGVDHG; encoded by the coding sequence ATGAGCACGCCACTCGTCGAAGCGCGTGGGGTCGTCAAACGCTACGGCCCCACCACCGCCCTCGCCGACGGCAGGATCACCGTCCTGCCCGGCGAGTCCCACGCCCTCGTCGGCCGCAACGGTGCCGGCAAGTCCACCCTCGTCAGCCTCCTCACCGGACTCCAGGCGCCCGACGCGGGCACCGTCCACTTCGACGGTGAGCCGGCGCCACCGCTCACCGACCGTGATGCCTGGCGCACCAAGGTGGCCTGCGTCTACCAGCGGCCCACGGTGGTCCCGGAGCTCACCGTCGCCGAAAACCTCTTCCTCAACCGTCAGCCCGGCAGCCGGCGCGGCTTCTTCAGCTGGCGCCGGCTCCAGGCGGAGGCCGTCGAGGTCCTCGACACCTGGGACATCCACGTCGACCCCGCCGCCCGCACCGCCGACCTCAAGGTCGAGGACCGTCAGATGGTGGAGATCGCCCGGGCGCTGAGCCAGGGCGCTCGCTTCATCGTCCTGGACGAACCCACCGCCCAGCTCGACAACCGCGAGATCGAGCGCCTCTTCGCGAGGATGCGCGCGCTGCAGGAGTCGGGTGTCACCTTCCTGTTCATCTCGCACCACCTTCAGGAGGTGTACGAGGTCTGCCAGAAGGTGACGGTTCTCCGCGACGCCCGCTGGATCACGAGCGCGCCCGTCGCCGAACTGCCCAGGGCGGCCCTGGTGGAGGCGATGGCGGGGGAGGCGCTGGCCGAGCAGCAGGCGGCTGCCGCCGACGCCGTGGTGGAGCAGGCGGAACAGGTGGAGCAGGAGCGGGCCGACGCAGCCGTGGTCCTCGATGTCCGGGGCCTGACCTCGGACACCTACCAGGACATCGCTCTGAGCGTCCGCCGCGGTGAGGTCGTCGGCCTCGCCGGTTCCAGCGGCAGTGGGAAGATCGCGCTCGCGGAGTCCTTCGCCGGGCTGCACACTCCGAGCTCCGGCACCGCGCAGGTCGAGGGCAAGCAGCTCCCGTTCGGCGATGTCCAGGGAGCTTTGAAGGCCGGCGTCGGCTGCGTCCCACGCGACCGGCACGGCCAGGGGCTCGTCTTCGGCATGTCCATCGGCGACAACTCCACCATGAGCGTCCTGGGCCGGCTCGGGCGGTACGGGTTCGTCGGCGCGGCCCGCAAGCGCGCCTTCGCGGCCGAGCTGATCGAGCGGCTGGACATCCACGCGGAGGGACCCGATCAGCCGGTCTCCGACCTCTCCGGGGGCAACGCCCAGAAGGTCGTGATGGCCCGCGCCCTCGCCTCGGACCCGCGTCTGCTGGTGCTCATCAACCCCACCGCCGGCGTCGACGTGAAATCCAAGGAGTCCCTGCTGTCCCGGGTGGACACCGCCCGCGAGGACGGCACCGCCGTCCTGGTCGTCTCCGACGAACTCGACGACCTGCGCCGCTGCGACCGCGTCCTCGTCCTCTTCCACGGCCGGGTCGTGGCCGAGTACCCGGCCGGCTGGAACGACCACGAGCTGATCGCCTCCATCGAAGGAGTGGACCATGGCTGA
- a CDS encoding L-fuconate dehydratase, with the protein MSPTPVRITAVDTYDIRFPTSRELDGSDAMNPDPDYSAAYVVLRTDGEDGAGGPEGHGFTFTIGRGNEVQVAAIHALRHHVVGRTVDEVCDNPGSLFRDLIGDSQLRWLGPEKGVMHMAIGAVINAVWDLAAKRAGKPLWRLLAEAEPAWLVGQIDFRYLSDALTPEEALDILRRGRAGAAERTARLLAGGYPAYTTSAGWLGYSDEKLTRLAAQAVADGFRQIKLKVGADLEDDIRRCRVARSVVGPDIRVAIDANQRWDVDEAISWTRALAEFDPYWIEEPTSPDDVLGHAAIRKAVAPVKVATGEHVQNRIVFKQLLQAGALDVVQIDAARVGGVNENLAILLLAAKFGVPVCPHAGGVGLCELVQHLSMFDYVAVTGTTEDRVIEYVDHLHDHFVDPVVIREGHYTAPGAPGFSATMRPESIARYTFPDGTFWAADLDTEKGHAA; encoded by the coding sequence GTGTCCCCGACGCCCGTCCGCATCACAGCGGTCGACACCTATGACATCCGCTTCCCCACCTCGCGCGAGCTGGACGGCTCCGACGCCATGAATCCGGACCCCGACTACTCGGCCGCGTACGTTGTGCTGCGTACCGACGGCGAGGACGGTGCCGGCGGACCGGAGGGGCACGGCTTCACCTTCACCATCGGGCGGGGCAACGAGGTCCAGGTCGCCGCGATCCACGCGCTGCGCCACCATGTGGTCGGACGGACCGTCGACGAGGTGTGCGACAACCCCGGATCGCTCTTCCGGGACCTGATCGGGGACAGCCAGCTGCGCTGGCTGGGGCCCGAGAAGGGGGTGATGCACATGGCGATCGGCGCGGTGATCAACGCCGTGTGGGACCTGGCGGCCAAGCGCGCCGGCAAACCGCTGTGGCGGCTGCTCGCCGAGGCCGAGCCCGCATGGCTGGTCGGCCAGATCGACTTCCGCTACCTCTCGGACGCGCTCACCCCCGAGGAGGCCCTGGACATCCTGCGCCGCGGCCGGGCGGGCGCCGCCGAGCGGACCGCCCGCCTCCTGGCCGGCGGATACCCCGCCTACACCACCTCCGCCGGCTGGCTCGGCTACAGCGACGAGAAGCTCACCCGGCTCGCCGCCCAGGCGGTCGCCGACGGCTTCCGGCAGATCAAGCTGAAGGTCGGCGCGGACCTCGAGGACGACATACGGCGCTGCCGCGTGGCCCGTTCCGTCGTCGGACCGGACATCCGGGTGGCCATCGACGCCAACCAGCGCTGGGACGTCGACGAGGCGATCAGCTGGACCAGAGCCCTCGCCGAGTTCGACCCCTACTGGATCGAGGAGCCTACCAGCCCCGACGACGTCCTCGGCCACGCGGCGATCCGCAAGGCCGTCGCCCCGGTGAAGGTCGCCACCGGCGAGCACGTCCAGAACAGGATCGTGTTCAAGCAGCTGCTGCAGGCGGGCGCCCTCGACGTCGTACAGATCGACGCGGCCCGCGTCGGCGGGGTCAACGAGAACCTCGCCATCCTGCTGCTGGCGGCCAAGTTCGGCGTGCCGGTGTGCCCGCACGCGGGCGGTGTCGGCCTGTGCGAACTCGTCCAGCACCTGTCGATGTTCGACTACGTCGCGGTCACCGGCACCACCGAGGACCGGGTCATCGAGTACGTCGACCACCTGCACGACCACTTCGTCGACCCGGTGGTGATCCGCGAGGGCCACTACACGGCACCCGGCGCGCCCGGCTTCTCGGCCACGATGCGGCCCGAGTCCATCGCGCGGTACACCTTCCCCGACGGCACCTTCTGGGCCGCCGACCTCGACACCGAGAAGGGGCACGCGGCATGA
- a CDS encoding L-rhamnose mutarotase: protein MRIALHTRVRADRVAEYEAAHREVPEELTDAIRAAGATSWTIWRSGTELFHLLECADYARLLAELEKLPVNMAWQARMAGLLDVVHDYSGEGADAGLPVVWELP, encoded by the coding sequence ATGAGGATCGCCCTGCACACCCGGGTCCGCGCGGACCGCGTCGCCGAGTACGAGGCCGCCCACCGCGAGGTCCCGGAGGAACTCACCGACGCGATCCGCGCCGCCGGCGCGACCTCCTGGACCATCTGGCGCAGCGGAACGGAGCTCTTCCACCTGCTGGAGTGCGCGGACTACGCCCGGCTGCTCGCCGAGCTGGAGAAGCTCCCGGTCAACATGGCCTGGCAGGCCCGCATGGCCGGCCTGCTCGACGTGGTGCACGACTACTCCGGCGAGGGCGCCGACGCCGGCCTGCCCGTCGTCTGGGAGCTGCCGTGA
- a CDS encoding FadR/GntR family transcriptional regulator: MDENLAAGETRAAPPAPQKGTVTQRAIDSIKALIRDGSLEPGQRLPTERDLAAELGISRSSMREAIRALTVLGVLEARHGSGIYVTQLEAGDLLETFGVVADLSRGPRLVELLEVRRILESTATALAAARITPDQLAEVEKHLTAMNATDDPEEILAHDLAFHREIATAAGNDTMAAILDGLSSRTFRARVWRGYQEEGAFARTRREHAAIHRALVAHDPEAARAAAAAHVGEVEEWLRAQLAS, encoded by the coding sequence GTGGACGAGAACCTGGCGGCCGGGGAGACCCGGGCGGCCCCACCCGCTCCGCAGAAGGGCACGGTGACCCAGCGCGCCATCGACAGCATCAAGGCACTGATCCGCGACGGCAGCCTCGAACCGGGCCAGCGGCTGCCCACCGAACGCGATCTCGCCGCCGAGCTGGGCATCTCCCGCAGCTCGATGCGCGAGGCGATCCGCGCGCTCACGGTGCTGGGTGTACTGGAGGCCCGGCACGGCTCGGGCATCTACGTGACCCAACTCGAGGCCGGCGACCTGCTGGAGACCTTCGGGGTCGTGGCCGACCTGTCCCGCGGCCCGCGGCTGGTGGAGCTGCTGGAGGTGCGCCGCATCCTGGAGTCGACGGCCACCGCGCTGGCCGCGGCCCGGATCACCCCGGACCAGCTGGCCGAGGTGGAGAAGCACCTGACGGCGATGAACGCCACCGACGACCCGGAGGAGATCCTCGCCCACGACCTGGCCTTCCACCGCGAGATCGCGACGGCGGCCGGCAACGACACCATGGCCGCGATCCTGGACGGTCTCTCCTCGCGCACCTTCCGCGCCCGCGTCTGGCGCGGCTACCAGGAGGAGGGCGCCTTCGCCCGCACCCGCCGCGAGCACGCCGCGATCCACCGCGCCCTGGTCGCCCACGACCCGGAGGCGGCGCGGGCGGCGGCGGCCGCGCACGTGGGCGAGGTGGAGGAGTGGCTGCGGGCCCAGCTCGCGTCCTGA
- a CDS encoding sugar ABC transporter substrate-binding protein: MAGSTVRNERRSRRLTSWAVRTTASAGVAALALTACGSTKHSGAADASGGGSGKVGVILPLLTSPFWQSYNDYVPKMAKSEGVEALKTVNSNSDPSQQITDINNQLNQGVKGLVVAPLDSAAIAAGLDQAERKGVPVVAVDVAPEKGKVAMVVRADNEAYGEKACQYLGKQIPSGKVVQIMGDLASVNGRDRSEAFRACVKKNFPKLKVLEIPAKWESDTAASKLDTLLNANPDLKGIYMQAGGVYLAPTLQTLKSKGMLKTAGQAGHITIVSNDGIPQEFDAIRKGEIDATVSQPADAYAKYGMYYIKAAMQGKTFKPGPTDHDSTIVKLANGILEDQLPAPLVTKDNVDDAKLWGNTVK; this comes from the coding sequence ATGGCCGGCAGCACGGTGCGGAACGAACGACGCAGCAGACGACTCACCTCATGGGCGGTGCGCACGACGGCCTCGGCCGGCGTGGCCGCCCTCGCCCTCACGGCGTGCGGCAGCACCAAGCACAGCGGCGCCGCCGACGCGTCGGGCGGCGGCAGCGGCAAGGTCGGGGTGATCCTGCCCCTGCTGACCTCGCCGTTCTGGCAGTCGTACAACGACTACGTGCCGAAGATGGCGAAGTCCGAGGGCGTGGAGGCGCTGAAGACGGTCAACTCCAACAGCGACCCCTCGCAGCAGATCACCGACATCAACAACCAGCTCAACCAGGGTGTGAAGGGGCTCGTCGTGGCTCCCCTGGACAGCGCCGCCATCGCGGCCGGACTCGACCAGGCGGAGCGTAAGGGCGTGCCGGTCGTGGCCGTGGACGTCGCCCCTGAGAAGGGCAAGGTCGCCATGGTCGTCCGCGCCGACAACGAGGCGTACGGCGAGAAGGCCTGTCAGTACCTGGGCAAGCAGATTCCCTCCGGCAAGGTCGTGCAGATCATGGGCGACCTCGCCTCGGTCAACGGCCGTGACCGCTCGGAGGCGTTCCGCGCCTGCGTGAAGAAGAACTTCCCGAAGCTGAAGGTGCTGGAGATCCCCGCCAAGTGGGAGTCCGACACCGCCGCATCGAAGCTGGACACCCTCCTCAACGCCAACCCCGACCTCAAGGGCATCTACATGCAGGCCGGCGGTGTCTACCTCGCGCCGACCCTGCAGACCCTGAAGTCGAAGGGAATGCTGAAGACGGCCGGCCAGGCGGGCCACATCACCATCGTCTCCAACGACGGCATCCCGCAGGAGTTCGACGCCATCCGCAAGGGTGAGATCGACGCCACCGTCTCCCAGCCCGCCGACGCGTACGCCAAGTACGGCATGTACTACATCAAGGCGGCGATGCAGGGGAAGACCTTCAAGCCCGGCCCGACCGACCACGACTCGACGATCGTCAAGCTGGCCAACGGCATCCTCGAGGACCAGCTGCCGGCGCCCCTGGTCACCAAGGACAACGTCGACGACGCCAAGCTCTGGGGCAACACGGTCAAATGA
- a CDS encoding ABC transporter permease, with protein sequence MADTKAPSASASIPVKAPDSKTLRSVLLHRARELALVPPLLLLMVIGAVVNDSFLTERTLISILASSAALAMVVLAEALVLIIGKIDLSLESVVGIAPAVGALLALPAAQYGWGTEWPVALALLAILVVGGAIGAFNGFLVVKLKLNAFIVSLAMLIILRGLLVGATKGKTLFEMPDAFFSLATTTFLRVPLSVWVAAICFGIAGLILKYHRIGRALYAIGGNSDAARAAGIRVDRVVFGVFVVAGVLASVGGIMLTGYVGAISANQGNNLIFTVMAAAVIGGISLDGGKGTMFGALTGVLLLGVVQTLLQLAQVPSFWIQAIYGGIILLALMIARFTTGRAQD encoded by the coding sequence ATGGCTGACACGAAGGCCCCGTCGGCCTCCGCATCCATCCCCGTCAAAGCGCCCGACAGCAAGACCCTCAGGAGTGTGCTGCTGCACCGGGCCCGCGAACTCGCCCTGGTCCCACCGCTGTTGCTGCTCATGGTGATCGGCGCCGTCGTCAATGACTCGTTCCTCACCGAGCGCACACTGATCTCCATCCTCGCCTCCTCCGCCGCGCTCGCGATGGTGGTGCTGGCCGAGGCGCTGGTGCTGATCATCGGCAAGATCGACCTGTCCCTGGAGTCGGTGGTCGGTATCGCGCCCGCCGTCGGTGCGCTGTTGGCGCTGCCCGCCGCACAGTACGGCTGGGGCACCGAATGGCCGGTGGCCCTCGCCCTCCTGGCGATCCTCGTCGTGGGCGGCGCGATCGGCGCGTTCAACGGCTTCCTCGTGGTGAAGCTCAAGCTGAACGCCTTCATCGTCTCCCTCGCCATGCTGATCATTCTGCGCGGTCTGCTGGTCGGCGCGACCAAGGGCAAGACACTGTTCGAGATGCCCGACGCGTTCTTCTCGCTGGCGACCACCACCTTCCTGCGCGTTCCGCTGTCGGTGTGGGTCGCCGCGATCTGCTTCGGCATTGCCGGACTGATCCTCAAGTACCACCGGATCGGCCGCGCCCTGTACGCCATCGGAGGCAACTCGGACGCCGCCCGCGCCGCCGGCATCCGGGTCGACCGGGTGGTGTTCGGCGTGTTCGTCGTAGCCGGCGTCCTCGCCTCGGTCGGCGGGATCATGTTGACCGGCTACGTGGGCGCGATCAGCGCCAACCAGGGCAACAACCTGATCTTCACGGTCATGGCGGCGGCGGTCATCGGCGGCATCAGTCTCGACGGCGGCAAGGGCACCATGTTCGGCGCCCTCACCGGCGTCCTGTTGCTCGGTGTCGTGCAGACCCTGCTGCAACTCGCCCAGGTGCCGTCCTTCTGGATCCAGGCCATCTACGGCGGCATCATCCTGCTCGCCCTCATGATCGCCCGCTTCACCACCGGCCGTGCCCAGGACTGA